A single window of Crassostrea angulata isolate pt1a10 chromosome 8, ASM2561291v2, whole genome shotgun sequence DNA harbors:
- the LOC128157710 gene encoding uncharacterized protein LOC128157710 has product MNLSYWCFTILVLQTMMSEITTEKLYDRSNEEIIMKGLEIIGTYFKEFNKTLADYVSHPSNKHELNASCRNATVKTFFQEISRVSNLRVIVRNTTKHLSLCFSEERDQPVPGGLNEICLQKQSIEKHLSAKLKQILGNGEGGDVISCSVYVTHRLMSTESATTNTVSASTQSAYGFNVSTNTSNGTVTNAGWFAGGVALGFLTSALILLLVWLYNSYQQRRKEQYKRKKNKKKMSTVYEDIDEYEMIPIYRDCEAHCRLTRPKKVVHKAQTLNKEQLRETLPDHYFGIEEDKTIVHISNCHSESDARMSSSGCEDQSSATQITFIEQTDTYFVLENNKDCADNHDAHDHTHDSIENQNNSSTGATTTNICGSQNKYAKDCSYSDGLLNATSNKMDKRNNNVRDDPDITDAKIAIGKFNDNPLEDDVMNDANNADSGHIKSSCTDDDVYTETNSVCNEYNTLILSEIVSQDKDDTSAIYM; this is encoded by the exons ATGAACCTGTCATATTGGTGCTTCA cAATCCTTGTTCTTCAGACAATGATGAGCGAGATAACAACTGAGAAATTATATGATag ATCCAATGAAGAAATTATCATGAAAGGACTGGAAATTATAGGaacttattttaaagaattcaataaaacACTCGCTGACTATGTATCACATCCATCCAATAAACATGAACTCAATGCCAGCTGTCGCAATG CAACAGTGAAGACATTTTTCCAGGAAATCAGCAGAGTATCAAACCTAAGAGTTATAGTACGGAACACAACCAAACACTTATCATTGTGTTTTTCGGAGGAACGAGACCAACCGGTTCCGGGAGGACTCAATGAAATTTGCTTGCAGAAACAGTCGATTGAGAAACATCTTAGCGCCAAGTTAAAACAGATTTTGGGAAATGGCGAAGGTGGGGATGTCATTAGTTGCTCTGTATATGTTACGCATCGTCTGATGTCTACAGAAAGTGCTACCACCAACACCGTCAGCGCATCTACACAGAGTGCATACGGGTTTAATGTCAGCACAAACACAAGTAAT GGTACAGTTACGAACGCCGGATGGTTCGCAGGTGGTGTTGCTCTGGGATTCCTCACTTCCGCTTTGATTCTCCTATTAGTCTGGTTATACAACTCCTACCAACAAAG gagAAAAGaacaatataaaagaaagaaaaacaaaaaaaagatgtCCACTGTTTATGAGGATATCGATGAGTATGAAATGATT ccaaTTTATAGAGATTGCGAGGCACATTGCCGCTTAACACGTCCGAAAAAAGTAGTCCACAAAGCTCAAACTCTAAACAAAGAGCAACTGAGAGAAACTTTACCTGATCATTATTTCGGCATCGAAGAAGACAAAACGATTGTACATATCTCAAATTGCCACTCCGAATCTGATGCTCGGATGTCATCTTCAGGCTGTGAAGATCAGAGTTCAGCAACTCAGATAACATTCATTGAGCAAACGGACACTTATTTTGTATTAGAGAATAACAAAGACTGTGCGGACAACCATGATGCTCACGATCATACCCATGATAGTATTGAAAACCAAAACAACAGCAGTACTGGTGCAACCACTACCAACATTTGTGGTTCGCAAAATAAGTATGCCAAGGATTGTTCTTACAGCGATGGATTGTTGAATGCAACCAGCAATAAGATGGATAAAAGGAACAACAATGTTAGAGATGATCCAGACATAACAGATGCTAAAATTGCGATCGGCAAATTTAATGATAACCCTCTTGAAGATGATGTCATGAATGACGCAAACAACGCTGACAGTGGTCATATTAAAAGCAGCTGTACGGATGATGACGTTTATACAGAAACAAATAGTGTGTGTAATGAATACAACACACTTATTTTGTCTGAAATAGTGTCTCAGGATAAAGATGATACGtcagcaatatacatgtag
- the LOC128161155 gene encoding uncharacterized protein LOC128161155, which produces MNLKYWCITVLVLQLAMGKMQTEELYDRSSEKNIMEGLEIISTYFKEFNESLIGYVSQPSTWKQEFKASCRNSTVKSFFQEISRISDLRVIVRNTTRQLSLCFSEELDQPVPEEVNEICLHKQSTKNRLKNSNARTFFGEDEGGDSISCSIKVKHGVISTQSTNINTVITSTQSAYEFNISTKAMNILESERKLRAILVLQTMMSEKTIEKFYDRYFIIFLLSIKQTECLGSPRT; this is translated from the exons ATGAACTTAAAATACTGGTGCATCA CTGTCCTTGTTCTTCAGCTAGCGATGGGAAAGATGCAAACTGAGGAATTGTATGATAg atCTAGCGAGAAGAATATAATGGAAGGACTGGAAATAATCAGTACATATTTTAAGGAATTCAATGAAAGTCTTATTGGATATGTGTCACAACCTTCTACATGGAAACAAGAATTCAAGGCCAGTTGTCGTAATT CAACAGTGAAGTCATTTTTCCAGGAGATCAGCAGAATATCAGATCTAAGAGTTATAGTACGGAACACAACCAGACAATTATCCTTGTGTTTTTCTGAGGAACTGGATCAACCGGTTCCAGAGGAAGTCAATGAAATTTGCTTGCATAAACAGTCCACGAAGAATCGTCTGAAAAACTCCAACGCAAGGACATTTTTTGGAGAGGATGAAGGCGGGGATAGCATCAGTTGCTCAATAAAAGTCAAGCATGGTGTGATATCTACACAGAGTACTAACATCAACACCGTCATCACATCTACACAAAGTGCATACGAGTTCAATATCAGCACAAAGGCAATGAAT ATTCTTGAGAGTGAAAGAAAGTTAAGAG CAATCCTTGTTCTTCAGACAATGATGAGCGAGAAAACAATTGAGAAATTCTATGATaggtatttcattattttcttacTAAGCATAAAACAAACAGAATGTCTAGGATCACCTAGAACATGA